The proteins below are encoded in one region of Populus alba chromosome 2, ASM523922v2, whole genome shotgun sequence:
- the LOC118035752 gene encoding SUMO-conjugating enzyme SCE1 — MSGGGIARGRLAEERKAWRKNHPHGFVAKPDNAPDGSLDLMMWKCIIPGKPGTDWEGGYFPLTLHFSEDYPSKPPKCKFPQGFFHPNVYPSGTVCLSILNEDYGWRPAITVKQILIGIQDLLDQPNPSDPAQTDGYQLFVQDPVEYRRRVRQQAKLYPPTL; from the exons ATGTCAGGAGGAGGCATAGCTCGTGGTCGTCTTGCTGAAGAGAGAAAGGCATGGCGTAAGAATCACCCTCAC ggttttgtggccaAGCCTGATAATGCTCCAGATGGTTCTCTAGATTTGATGATGTGGAAGTGCATTATACCTGGCAAACCCGGG ACTGATTGGGAGGGTGGCTACTTCCCCCTCACTCTTCATTTCAGTGAGGACTACCCAAGCAAACCTCCAAAGTGCAAGTTCCCCCAAGGTTTCTTCCACCCTAATGTCTACCCTTCAGGAACTGTGTGTTTATCTATCCTCAACGAGGACTAT GGCTGGAGACCAGCCATTACTGTGAAGCAAATATTAATTGGCATTCAGGATTTGCTTGATCAGCCAAATCCTTCTGATCCTGCACAAACTGATGGCTATCAGCTTTTTgtccag GACCCTGTTGAGTACCGGAGAAGGGTGCGCCAACAAGCCAAGCTATACCCACCTACGCTCTGA
- the LOC118035751 gene encoding kinesin-like protein KIN-4A, translated as MEAPSSPSSSPSPSPSSSPASNGGENCCVKVSLHIRPLIADERAQGCKDCVTVVSGKPQVQIGTHAFTFDHVYGSSGTPSSAMFEECIAPLVDGLFQGYNATVLAYGQTGSGKTYTMGTGFKDGCQMGIIPQVMNVLFSKIETLKHQIEFQLHVSFIEILKEEVRDLLDPATLNKSDTANGHGGKVNLPGKPPIQIRETSNGVITLAGSTEVSVSTFKEMATCLEQGSLSRATGSTNMNNQSSRSHAIFTITLEQMRKLNPVFPGDSNPNDSMNEEYLCAKLHLVDLAGSERAKRTGSDGMRFKEGVHINKGLLALGNVISALGDDKRRKEGVHVPYRDSKLTRLLQDSLGGNSRTVMIACISPADINAEETLNTLKYANRARNIQNKPVVNRDPMSSEMLKMRQQLEYLQAELFARGGCSSDEVQVLKERIAWLEAANEDLCRELHDYRSRCTAVEQRETDAQDGSICSVKTDGLKRSLHSIESPDYQMGETISGDSRDIDEEVAKEWEHTLLQNTMDKELHELNRRLEEKESEMKLFGGVDTAALKQHFGKKIMELEDEKRAVQQERDRLLAEIENLSAGSDGQKMQDIHAQKLKTLEAQILDLKKKEENQVQLLKQKQKSDEAAKRLQDEIQSIKAQKVQLQHRIKQEAEQFRQWKASREKELLQLRKEGRRNEYERHKLQAINQRQKMVLQRKTEEAAMATKRLKELLEARKSSARDNSAISNGNGANGQSNEKSLQRWLDHELEVMVNVHEVRFEYEKQSQVRAALAEELAVLKQVDEFASKGLSPPRGKNGFARASSMSPNARTARISSLENMLSITSNSLVAMASQLSEAEERERAFTSRGRWNQLRSMGDAKNLLQYMFNSLGDARCQLWEKEMEMKEMKEQFKELVGLLQQSEAQRKEFEKELKLREHALAVALATAATAGQEQRNSHNSLKHSNDDMSGPLSPVSVPAQKQLKYTPGIANGSVRETAAFIDQTRKMVPLGQLSMRKLAVVGQGGKLWRWKRSHHQWLLQFKWKWQKPWRLSELIRHSDETVMRAKPRLQVLPRKV; from the exons ATGGAAGctccttcttctccttcttcttctccttctccttctccttcatcTTCTCCTGCTTCTAACGGAGGAGAGAATTGCTGTGTTAAAGTTTCTCTTCATATAAGACCGCTCATCGCCGATGAGCGAGCTCAAGGCTGTAAAGATTGCGTCACTGTTGTCTCTGGAAAGCCTCAG GTACAAATAGGCACACATGCATTTACTTTTGATCATGTTTATGGGAGCAGTGGCACTCCTTCGTCTGCTATGTTTGAAGAATGTATTGCCCCATTAGTTGATGGTTTATTCCAAGGATATAATGCGACTGTTCTTGCTTATGGTCAG ACGGGATCTGGGAAGACATATACAATGGGCACGGGCTTCAAAGATGGTTGCCAAATGGGAATAATTCCTCAAGTCATGAATGTTCTATTCAGCAAGATTGAAACTTTAAAGCATCAAATTGAATTCCAATTACATGTTTCTTTCATTGAG ATTCTGAAAGAAGAAGTGCGAGATTTGCTGGATCCCGCCACTTTGAACAAATCAGATACTGCAAATGGGCATGGAGGGAAAGTAAATCTCCCAGGAAAACCACCAATACAAATTCGGGAAACATCAAATGGTGTTATAACACTGGCAGGATCTACAGAAGTGAGTGTGAGTACATTTAAAGAAATGGCCACTTGCCTAGAACAAGGATCTTTGAGCAGGGCAACAGGAAGCACAAATATGAACAATCAATCAAG tCGTTCACATGCCATCTTCACCATCACCCTTGAGCAAATGCGTAAGCTCAATCCAGTTTTCCCTGGTGATAGCAATCCAAATGACAGTATGAATGAAGAGTATCTATGTGCAAAGTTGCATTTAGTAGATCTTGCTGGATCTGAGCGTGCGAAGAGGACTGGTTCAGATGGCATGCGTTTTAAGGAAG GAGTTCATATCAATAAGGGCCTTCTTGCACTTGGTAATGTTATCAGTGCACTTGGTGATGATAAAAGGCGAAAAGAAGGTGTTCATGTTCCCTATCGGGACAGTAAATTGACTCGGCTTCTGCAG GACTCCCTTGGTGGTAACAGCAGAACTGTTATGATAG CCTGCATTAGTCCAGCTGATATCAATGCTGAGGAAACCCTCAACACCTTAAAGTATGCAAATCGTGCCCGCAACATCCAAAACAAGCCTGTT GTTAACAGAGACCCAATGTCCAGTGAGATGCTAAAGATGCGCCAACAACTTGAGTATTTGCAGGCGGAACTTTTTGCCCGAGGAGGATGCTCTTCCGATGAAGTTCAG GTTCTTAAGGAAAGGATTGCTTGGCTTGAAGCTGCCAATGAGGACCTTTGTCGCGAACTTCATGATTACCGCAGCAGATGCACTGCTGTGGAGCAGCGTGAAACAGACGCTCAA GATGGCAGTATCTGTTCTGTGAAAACTGATGGGCTCAAAAGGAGCTTGCATAGTATAGAGTCTCCAGATTATCAAATGGGTGAAACAATTTCTG GTGACTCCAGGGATATTGATGAAGAAGTAGCGAAAGAGTGGGAGCACACACTTTTGCAGAATACAATGGACAAAGAATTGCACGAACTGAACAGACGTTTGGAGGAGAAAGAG TCAGAGATGAAGCTTTTTGGAGGGGTTGACACTGCGGCTCTCAAGCAACACTTTGGCAAGAAAATCATGGAATTAGAGGATGAAAAAAGAGCCGTGCAG CAAGAGAGGGACCGTCTGCTGGCTGAAATTGAAAATCTTTCTGCTGGTTCTGATGGGCAAAAAATGCAAGATATCCATGCCCAGAAATTAAAAACTCTTGAGGCACAG ATTCTGGATCttaagaagaaagaagagaaccAAGTTCAgcttttaaagcaaaaacaaaaaagtgatGAAGCAGCAAAGCGGTTACAAGATGAAATTCAATCTATAAAGGCACAAAAG GTTCAGTTGCAACATAGGATCAAACAAGAGGCAGAGCAATTTCGACAGTGGAAGGCCTCTCGAGAAAAGGAACTGCTGCAG TTACGGAAGGAAGGTAGAAGAAATGAATATGAAAGGCATAAGCTACAAGCTATAAACCAGCGCCAGAAAATG GTTCTTCAAAGAAAGACAGAAGAGGCTGCAATGGCCACCAAAAGGTTAAAAGAGCTGCTTGAAGCTCGAAAATCTTCTGCACGAGACAACTCAG CTATCTCCAATGGAAATGGAGCAAATGGTCAG AGCAATGAAAAATCCTTGCAACGTTGGCTTGATCATGAGCTAGAGGTCATGGTAAATGTGCATGAAGTTCGCTTTGAATATGAGAAGCAAAGCCAAGT GCGAGCTGCACTTGCAGAAGAGTTGGCGGTGTTGAAGCAAGTAGATGAGTTTGCTTCAAAAGGATTAAGTCCTCCACGAGGAAAGAATGGATTTGCTAG GGCATCTTCTATGTCACCAAATGCGAGAACGGCCAGAATATCATCACTTGAAAACATGTTGAGCATAACATCTAATTCACTTGTAGCAATGGCTTCACAACTTTCAGAAGCAGAAGAGCGAGAGCGTGCATTTACCAGTCGTGGACGTTGGAATCAGCTTCGTTCAATGGGAGATGCAAAGAATTTGCTCCAGTATATGTTTAATTCTCTGGGAGATGCAAG GTGTCAACTATGGGAGAAGGAAATGgaaatgaaagaaatgaaagaacAATTCAAAGAACTTGTAGGTCTATTGCAACAAAGTGAAGCACAAAGAAAAGAATTTGAGAAGGAGCTAAAATTGAGAGAGCATGCACTTGCAGTTGCTTTGGCTACTGCAGCCACT GCTGGACAAGAACAGAGGAACTCCCACAATTCACTGAAACACTCGAATGATGACATGAGTGGTCCACTGTCTCCAGTGTCTGTGCCAGCACAGAAACAGCTAAAATATACGCCAGGAATTGCTAATGGTTCAGTCAGAGAGACAGCAGCATTCATTGATCAGACTAGAAAG ATGGTTCCGCTTGGGCAGTTATCAATGAGAAAATTAGCAGTTGTAGGACAAGGTGGGAAGTTATGGAGGTGGAAGAGAAGTCATCACCAGTGGCTTTTACAATTCAAATGGAAGTGGCAGAAACCATGGAGACTGTCAGAACTGATCAGGCATAGTGATGAAACAGTTATGAGGGCAAAGCCTCGCCTTCAGGTTCTGCCACGTAAAGTATGA